The following coding sequences lie in one Arachis ipaensis cultivar K30076 chromosome B03, Araip1.1, whole genome shotgun sequence genomic window:
- the LOC107629269 gene encoding uncharacterized protein LOC107629269 isoform X3, with protein sequence MDVNDPLDFELEDEFLKPPPKVSNKRRKKVIGLDDLLTDHLREQEKLKEEQNEQEKPKTKKAKKDASSYDDDEDPREAYLTKLVEKCENQLKDFGEEEDIPLWGVKVFGDKKAFPPLEFPELGSCKLLQSFLNSELNSVVELAAEKVLYSSNEELRNSSSDFWCAVLSSRKEVDQLPVEIGWFPEYSDLRTALDTHGFLFEFSSSGEPKNLDSDTGEPPQNIRAWLKFVTACCLIRSKRPVFSVVEAEELIEIIICLFLDRQFQGLLVLLNDCVEAIVNYFTDQEWHSSCENIAKFIASRVSKDLNCIQSVECIPVASSRCKQLKSAMAYQNLLSCFDGFLCQAHNGEDILRLLRAINFKDKSCDFFKMYIHLVLTENWVLSNSLIEDNPVIYEMFCLFLRQCSSLISASDLRSYASKVRHRAAYLMHFSIYK encoded by the exons ATGGACGTCAACGACCCTTTGGATTTCGAGTTAGAGGATGAATTTCTCAAACCCCCGCCCAAAGTTAGCAATAAAAG GAGGAAGAAGGTTATTGGGTTGGATGATCTTCTTACTGATCATTTAAGAGAACAGGAAAAGCTCAAAGAAGAACAAAATGAGCAGGAAAAGCCAAAGACGAAAAAGGCTAAGAAGGATGCAAGTTcctatgatgatgatgaagatccCAGGGAAGCTTACTTGACAAAACTTGTTGAGAAGTGTGAAAATCAG TTGAAAGATtttggtgaagaagaagatatTCCTCTCTGGGGAGTGAAAGTCTTTGGAGATAAG AAAGCCTTTCCACCGCTGGAATTTCCTGAGCTTGGAAGCTGCAAACTTCTGCAGTCATTTTTGAACAGTGAGCTGAATTCTGTGGTGGAATTGGCAGCCGAAAAAG TGTTATATTCATCAAATGAAGAGCTTCGAAACTCATCCTCTGACTTTTGGTGTGCAGTTCTCTCTTCTAGAAAAGAG GTTGATCAATTGCCTGTCGAAATTGGTTGGTTTCCTGAGTACTCAGATTTGAGAACAGCTCTTGACACTCATGGGtttctttttgaattttcatCCAGTGGTGAACCCAAAAATTTAG ATTCTGACACTGGAGAACCACCCCAAAATATTAGAGCCTGGCTCAAATTTGTCACTGCTTGTTGTTTAATACG GAGTAAAAGACCAGTATTTTCTGTTGTAGAAGCTgaagaactcattgaaattatTATATGTCTATTTCTAGATCGCCAGTTTCAAGGTTTATTAGTGCTTTTGAATGATTGCGTAGAAGCGATTGTCAATTACTTCACAGACCAGGAATGGCATTCAAGTTGTGAGAACATAGCAAAATTCATTGCTTCCAG AGTCTCAAAGGATTTGAATTGCATCCAATCTGTTGAGTGCATACCGGTAGCTAGCTCCCGTTGTAAGCAACTTAAGAGTGCCATGGCGTATCAGAACCTACTTTCCTGTTTTGATGGA TTTTTGTGTCAGGCCCACAATGGAGAAGACATCCTGAGATTGCTTAGGGCAATTAACTTCAAAGACAAAAGTTGCGATTTCTTCAAGATGTACATTCACCTAGTTTTGACAGAGAACTGGGTTTTGTCCAACTCATTAATCGAAGACAATCCAGTAATCTATGAAATGTTCTGTCTTTTTCTAAGACAATGCTCTAGCTTGATTTCAGCATCAGACCTACGATCATATGCGTCAAAG GTTCGTCATAGGGCTGCATATCTTATGCACTTCTCCATCTACAAGTAG
- the LOC107629269 gene encoding uncharacterized protein LOC107629269 isoform X1, translating to MDVNDPLDFELEDEFLKPPPKVSNKRRKKVIGLDDLLTDHLREQEKLKEEQNEQEKPKTKKAKKDASSYDDDEDPREAYLTKLVEKCENQLKDFGEEEDIPLWGVKVFGDKKAFPPLEFPELGSCKLLQSFLNSELNSVVELAAEKGDNFLEGLLINGWLPKLAFLCGHIEKPVAIWSFNTMLYSSNEELRNSSSDFWCAVLSSRKEVDQLPVEIGWFPEYSDLRTALDTHGFLFEFSSSGEPKNLDSDTGEPPQNIRAWLKFVTACCLIRSKRPVFSVVEAEELIEIIICLFLDRQFQGLLVLLNDCVEAIVNYFTDQEWHSSCENIAKFIASRVSKDLNCIQSVECIPVASSRCKQLKSAMAYQNLLSCFDGFLCQAHNGEDILRLLRAINFKDKSCDFFKMYIHLVLTENWVLSNSLIEDNPVIYEMFCLFLRQCSSLISASDLRSYASKVRHRAAYLMHFSIYK from the exons ATGGACGTCAACGACCCTTTGGATTTCGAGTTAGAGGATGAATTTCTCAAACCCCCGCCCAAAGTTAGCAATAAAAG GAGGAAGAAGGTTATTGGGTTGGATGATCTTCTTACTGATCATTTAAGAGAACAGGAAAAGCTCAAAGAAGAACAAAATGAGCAGGAAAAGCCAAAGACGAAAAAGGCTAAGAAGGATGCAAGTTcctatgatgatgatgaagatccCAGGGAAGCTTACTTGACAAAACTTGTTGAGAAGTGTGAAAATCAG TTGAAAGATtttggtgaagaagaagatatTCCTCTCTGGGGAGTGAAAGTCTTTGGAGATAAG AAAGCCTTTCCACCGCTGGAATTTCCTGAGCTTGGAAGCTGCAAACTTCTGCAGTCATTTTTGAACAGTGAGCTGAATTCTGTGGTGGAATTGGCAGCCGAAAAAG GTGATAACTTTCTTGAAGGATTGCTCATCAATGGTTGGCTTCCAAAATTAGCATTCCTCTGTGGTCATATAGAAAAACCAGTAGCCATTTGGTCCTTCAACACAA TGTTATATTCATCAAATGAAGAGCTTCGAAACTCATCCTCTGACTTTTGGTGTGCAGTTCTCTCTTCTAGAAAAGAG GTTGATCAATTGCCTGTCGAAATTGGTTGGTTTCCTGAGTACTCAGATTTGAGAACAGCTCTTGACACTCATGGGtttctttttgaattttcatCCAGTGGTGAACCCAAAAATTTAG ATTCTGACACTGGAGAACCACCCCAAAATATTAGAGCCTGGCTCAAATTTGTCACTGCTTGTTGTTTAATACG GAGTAAAAGACCAGTATTTTCTGTTGTAGAAGCTgaagaactcattgaaattatTATATGTCTATTTCTAGATCGCCAGTTTCAAGGTTTATTAGTGCTTTTGAATGATTGCGTAGAAGCGATTGTCAATTACTTCACAGACCAGGAATGGCATTCAAGTTGTGAGAACATAGCAAAATTCATTGCTTCCAG AGTCTCAAAGGATTTGAATTGCATCCAATCTGTTGAGTGCATACCGGTAGCTAGCTCCCGTTGTAAGCAACTTAAGAGTGCCATGGCGTATCAGAACCTACTTTCCTGTTTTGATGGA TTTTTGTGTCAGGCCCACAATGGAGAAGACATCCTGAGATTGCTTAGGGCAATTAACTTCAAAGACAAAAGTTGCGATTTCTTCAAGATGTACATTCACCTAGTTTTGACAGAGAACTGGGTTTTGTCCAACTCATTAATCGAAGACAATCCAGTAATCTATGAAATGTTCTGTCTTTTTCTAAGACAATGCTCTAGCTTGATTTCAGCATCAGACCTACGATCATATGCGTCAAAG GTTCGTCATAGGGCTGCATATCTTATGCACTTCTCCATCTACAAGTAG
- the LOC107629269 gene encoding uncharacterized protein LOC107629269 isoform X2 translates to MDVNDPLDFELEDEFLKPPPKVSNKRRKKVIGLDDLLTDHLREQEKLKEEQNEQEKPKTKKAKKDASSYDDDEDPREAYLTKLVEKCENQLKDFGEEEDIPLWGVKVFGDKKAFPPLEFPELGSCKLLQSFLNSELNSVVELAAEKGDNFLEGLLINGWLPKLAFLCGHIEKPVAIWSFNTMLYSSNEELRNSSSDFWCAVLSSRKEVDQLPVEIGWFPEYSDLRTALDTHGFLFEFSSSGEPKNLDSDTGEPPQNIRAWLKFVTACCLIRSKRPVFSVVEAEELIEIIICLFLDRQFQGLLVLLNDCVEAIVNYFTDQEWHSSCENIAKFIASRVSKDLNCIQSVECIPVASSRCKQLKSAMAYQNLLSCFDGAHNGEDILRLLRAINFKDKSCDFFKMYIHLVLTENWVLSNSLIEDNPVIYEMFCLFLRQCSSLISASDLRSYASKVRHRAAYLMHFSIYK, encoded by the exons ATGGACGTCAACGACCCTTTGGATTTCGAGTTAGAGGATGAATTTCTCAAACCCCCGCCCAAAGTTAGCAATAAAAG GAGGAAGAAGGTTATTGGGTTGGATGATCTTCTTACTGATCATTTAAGAGAACAGGAAAAGCTCAAAGAAGAACAAAATGAGCAGGAAAAGCCAAAGACGAAAAAGGCTAAGAAGGATGCAAGTTcctatgatgatgatgaagatccCAGGGAAGCTTACTTGACAAAACTTGTTGAGAAGTGTGAAAATCAG TTGAAAGATtttggtgaagaagaagatatTCCTCTCTGGGGAGTGAAAGTCTTTGGAGATAAG AAAGCCTTTCCACCGCTGGAATTTCCTGAGCTTGGAAGCTGCAAACTTCTGCAGTCATTTTTGAACAGTGAGCTGAATTCTGTGGTGGAATTGGCAGCCGAAAAAG GTGATAACTTTCTTGAAGGATTGCTCATCAATGGTTGGCTTCCAAAATTAGCATTCCTCTGTGGTCATATAGAAAAACCAGTAGCCATTTGGTCCTTCAACACAA TGTTATATTCATCAAATGAAGAGCTTCGAAACTCATCCTCTGACTTTTGGTGTGCAGTTCTCTCTTCTAGAAAAGAG GTTGATCAATTGCCTGTCGAAATTGGTTGGTTTCCTGAGTACTCAGATTTGAGAACAGCTCTTGACACTCATGGGtttctttttgaattttcatCCAGTGGTGAACCCAAAAATTTAG ATTCTGACACTGGAGAACCACCCCAAAATATTAGAGCCTGGCTCAAATTTGTCACTGCTTGTTGTTTAATACG GAGTAAAAGACCAGTATTTTCTGTTGTAGAAGCTgaagaactcattgaaattatTATATGTCTATTTCTAGATCGCCAGTTTCAAGGTTTATTAGTGCTTTTGAATGATTGCGTAGAAGCGATTGTCAATTACTTCACAGACCAGGAATGGCATTCAAGTTGTGAGAACATAGCAAAATTCATTGCTTCCAG AGTCTCAAAGGATTTGAATTGCATCCAATCTGTTGAGTGCATACCGGTAGCTAGCTCCCGTTGTAAGCAACTTAAGAGTGCCATGGCGTATCAGAACCTACTTTCCTGTTTTGATGGA GCCCACAATGGAGAAGACATCCTGAGATTGCTTAGGGCAATTAACTTCAAAGACAAAAGTTGCGATTTCTTCAAGATGTACATTCACCTAGTTTTGACAGAGAACTGGGTTTTGTCCAACTCATTAATCGAAGACAATCCAGTAATCTATGAAATGTTCTGTCTTTTTCTAAGACAATGCTCTAGCTTGATTTCAGCATCAGACCTACGATCATATGCGTCAAAG GTTCGTCATAGGGCTGCATATCTTATGCACTTCTCCATCTACAAGTAG
- the LOC107632379 gene encoding uncharacterized protein LOC107632379: MMVAKDNNHQGYHGNFAKQFHKGKWFMVFGSSLILSCAGGSYMFGMYSKDLKATLGYDQTTLNTIGFFKNLGANSGIISGLIAEITPTWMILLIGAVTNFVGYFMVWLSITQKIPKPEVWQMCLYFVIGTHSQNFAATSVMISCVNTFPLNRGIVVGFLQSFVGLSAAIISQFHKTIIASCSVHYYYQDTRSIVLVLAVFPAIVSILFAFTIRGFEPSTQFNDTRPFFHFFYIATALATFILGITITHLFECHLSKFAYHLIAFLIFLFLLVLPLFVAIREDLFLWKLSEAESENLNVIIENQENDNNNNNKAEPTTSTSTSTTMYSCFKSILNKPERGEDHTILQALLSVDMFLIFFVSICGLGANLAAIDNLGQIGESLGYSKVKTQYFVSLVSVWNFFGRVFSGFASEALLGLYKLPRPWLVTISLFISVIGHVAIVLSNDSGLYIASCIIGFCFGAQIPLISATISEIFGLKHYGALLNYWHLGSPIGSYLMNVLVGGTLYDAEAKNQLRKIDHSVSLNEEVGELVCFGMDCYNFTFVIFATIILLGAFASLVLVKRTSEFYKGDIYKKFRENHKQQHIVWL; the protein is encoded by the coding sequence ATGATGGTGGCAAAGGATAATAATCACCAAGGGTATCATGGTAATTTCGCAAAGCAATTTCACAAGGGTAAATGGTTCATGGTGTTTGGTTCATCATTGATATTATCATGTGCTGGTGGCTCTTACATGTTTGGTATGTATTCAAAGGATCTTAAGGCAACATTAGGATATGACCAAACTACCCTCAACACAATAGGTTTCTTCAAGAACCTAGGTGCAAACAGTGGCATAATCTCAGGGCTAATTGCTGAAATTACACCAACATGGATGATTCTTCTCATTGGAGCTGTCACAAACTTTGTTGGTTACTTCATGGTTTGGCTCTCAATAACACAGAAGATTCCAAAGCCTGAGGTTTGGCAAATGTGTCTCTACTTTGTGATTGGAACACATTCTCAGAATTTTGCAGCAACATCAGTGATGATCTCATGTGTCAACACATTCCCTCTCAACAGAGGAATTGTTGTTGGATTCTTGCAGAGTTTTGTTGGTTTGAGTGCAGCTATAATCTCACAATTCCATAAGACTATTATTGCTTCTTGTTCAGTTCATTATTATTATCAAGATACAAGGTCTATTGTTCTTGTTCTTGCTGTTTTTCCAGCTATTGTGTCAATTCTCTTTGCATTCACAATTAGAGGCTTTGAGCCTTCAACACAATTCAATGACACTAGACccttttttcatttcttttacatAGCCACTGCTCTTGCAACTTTCATCTTGGGTATCACCATTACTCACTTGTTTGAATGTCATCTTTCAAAGTTTGCATATCATTTGATTGCATTTCTAATCTTTCTGTTCTTGCTTGTCCTGCCTCTCTTTGTTGCCATAAGAGAGGATCTGTTCTTATGGAAACTTTCTGAGGCTGAGAGTGAGAATCTCAATGTCATCATTGAGAATCAAgagaatgataataataataacaataaggcagagccaacaacatcaacatcaacatcaacaacAATGTATTCTTGTTTTAAAAGCATATTGAATAAGCCTGAAAGAGGAGAAGATCACACAATATTACAAGCACTTTTAAGTGTTGACATGTTTCTGATATTCTTTGTTTCAATATGTGGGCTTGGTGCTAATTTGGCAGCAATTGACAACCTTGGACAGATTGGTGAATCTTTAGGGTACTCAAAGGTTAAAACTCAGTATTTTGTATCTCTAGTAAGTGTATGGAACTTCTTTGGGAGAGTTTTTTCTGGTTTTGCATCTGAGGCATTGTTAGGACTATACAAGTTACCTAGGCCATGGTTGGTAACAATTTCTCTATTCATCTCAGTGATTGGTCATGTTGCAATTGTGCTTAGCAATGACAGTGGACTATACATAGCAAGCTGCATAATTGGATTCTGCTTTGGTGCTCAAATTCCATTGATTTCTGCCACAATTTCTGAGATTTTTGGCCTAAAACACTATGGTGCATTGCTGAATTATTGGCACCTAGGGAGCCCTATAGGTTCTTATTTGATGAATGTGTTGGTTGGTGGGACCTTATATGATGCAGAGGCTAAGAACCAGCTTAGGAAAATTGATCATAGTGTTAGTTTGAATGAGGAGGTGGGAGAATTAGTATGCTTTGGAATGGATTGTTATAATTTCACTTTTGTCATTTTTGCCACTATCATACTCTTAGGTGCTTTTGCTTCTCTTGTTTTGGTGAAGAGAACAAGTGAATTCTATAAGGGTGATATATACAAGAAGTTTAGAGAGAATCATAAACAACAACATATTGTATGGTTGTAG